In Synechococcus sp. CB0101, a genomic segment contains:
- the recG gene encoding ATP-dependent DNA helicase RecG yields the protein MRPLQQGLQLEANRGFGNLQGRREPFQAFLSRSLREAPGPLPPHQQQLLEQLAQQFETYTDLTQAGRQSLVRRTRQALHELQRAHEPVRPVAPPRLRLVPEAEAPAASGLASIRPDTPLSEIKGVGPKSATRLAALDLWVARDLVRYYPRDYLDYSNLVRIAALEPGRTATIVATVRRSHSFTSPRNPNLSILELQLADITGRIRISKFFAGKRFSSPAWLKAQQRQYPTGATVAVSGLVKETPYGPAFQDPLMEVLASPHAPVQSEQIGRLLPVYGLTEGLSADRLRALVRPLLAAAQGWPDPLPASIQQQEQLVNLGTALTQIHAPSDQASLAKARRRLVFDEFLYLQLGLLQRRRQLTSRPAPALNNPSGTLLPAFLELLPFPLTGAQQRVLAEIRADLERQEPMARLVQGDVGSGKTVVAIAALLTAIEAGCQGALMAPTEVLAEQHYRKLCEWLPQLHVSCALLTGSTPARRRRELLADLANGTLKMLVGTHALLEDPVQFARLGLVVVDEQHRFGVHQRNRLLDKGLQPHLLTMTATPIPRTLALSLHGDLEVSQIDELPPGRTPIRTALLSAAEREQAYQLIREQVALGQRAYVVLPLVEESEKLDLRSAVEVHQQLSEQIFPDLQVGLLHGRMASADKQAAIGAFAAGDTQVLVSTTVVEVGVDVPEASVMVIEHADRFGLAQLHQLRGRVGRGAAASFCQLINDSRNALARQRLEVLVHSTDGFEIAEMDLRLRGPGQVLGTRQSGLPDLALASLTDDGDVLEQARLVAQQIMERDPGLEAHPSLAQALAEQRQRTAAPARLN from the coding sequence CTGCGGCCCCTCCAGCAGGGGTTGCAGCTGGAGGCCAATCGTGGCTTCGGCAACCTTCAGGGGCGGCGTGAGCCCTTTCAAGCCTTCCTCAGCCGCAGCTTGCGGGAGGCACCCGGGCCCTTGCCCCCCCATCAACAACAACTGCTGGAGCAATTGGCTCAGCAGTTTGAGACCTACACCGATCTCACGCAGGCCGGCAGGCAGTCGCTGGTGCGCCGTACCCGGCAGGCCCTGCATGAACTGCAGCGGGCCCATGAGCCGGTGCGGCCCGTTGCTCCCCCAAGGCTGCGCTTGGTGCCAGAGGCTGAGGCGCCTGCGGCATCGGGGCTCGCCAGCATTCGCCCCGACACCCCGCTCAGTGAGATCAAGGGGGTAGGACCGAAAAGTGCGACGCGGCTGGCGGCCCTCGATCTCTGGGTGGCGCGGGATTTGGTGCGCTACTACCCGCGCGATTACCTCGACTATTCCAACCTGGTGCGCATCGCGGCCCTCGAACCTGGACGCACCGCCACGATCGTGGCCACCGTGCGCCGCAGCCACAGTTTCACCAGCCCCCGCAACCCCAATCTTTCGATCCTGGAGTTGCAGCTGGCGGATATCACCGGTCGCATTCGCATCTCCAAGTTTTTTGCTGGCAAACGCTTCAGCTCGCCGGCCTGGCTGAAAGCGCAACAGCGGCAATACCCCACCGGCGCCACCGTTGCTGTGAGCGGTTTGGTGAAGGAAACCCCCTATGGCCCGGCGTTTCAAGATCCATTGATGGAGGTGCTGGCCAGCCCTCATGCGCCGGTGCAGAGCGAGCAGATCGGTCGCTTGTTGCCGGTGTACGGGCTCACGGAGGGCCTCAGCGCTGATCGCCTTCGGGCCTTGGTGCGGCCGTTGTTGGCGGCAGCGCAGGGTTGGCCCGATCCGCTACCGGCCTCGATTCAGCAGCAGGAGCAGTTGGTGAACCTCGGCACAGCCCTCACTCAGATTCACGCCCCCAGCGATCAGGCGTCTCTGGCCAAGGCCCGGCGCCGCTTGGTGTTCGATGAGTTTCTGTATCTGCAGCTGGGGCTGCTGCAGCGTCGCCGTCAGCTCACCAGCCGGCCGGCACCGGCGTTGAACAACCCCAGTGGCACGTTGTTGCCTGCGTTTCTGGAGCTGTTGCCGTTCCCGCTCACCGGAGCGCAACAACGGGTGCTGGCGGAAATTCGCGCTGACCTGGAGCGGCAGGAACCGATGGCCCGATTGGTGCAGGGCGATGTGGGCAGCGGCAAAACCGTGGTGGCCATCGCCGCCCTGCTCACCGCCATCGAAGCCGGTTGCCAGGGCGCCTTGATGGCCCCCACCGAGGTGTTGGCCGAGCAGCACTACCGCAAGCTCTGTGAGTGGCTTCCCCAGCTGCATGTGAGCTGCGCCCTGCTCACTGGCTCCACGCCAGCGCGGCGGCGCCGGGAACTGCTGGCGGATCTCGCCAATGGCACCCTCAAGATGCTGGTGGGCACCCACGCCCTCCTGGAAGACCCGGTTCAGTTCGCCCGCTTGGGCCTGGTGGTGGTGGATGAGCAGCACCGCTTCGGGGTGCATCAACGCAATCGCCTGCTGGATAAGGGCCTCCAGCCCCATCTGCTCACGATGACGGCCACGCCGATTCCACGCACCCTGGCGCTCTCGCTGCACGGTGATCTGGAGGTGAGTCAGATCGATGAGTTGCCCCCGGGCCGCACGCCGATTCGTACCGCTCTGTTATCTGCCGCCGAGCGTGAGCAGGCCTATCAACTGATTCGCGAGCAGGTGGCCCTGGGCCAGCGGGCCTATGTGGTGCTGCCGCTGGTGGAGGAATCGGAAAAACTGGATCTGCGCTCGGCAGTTGAGGTGCATCAGCAGCTCAGCGAGCAGATCTTTCCCGATCTGCAGGTGGGTTTGCTGCATGGCCGCATGGCCAGTGCCGACAAACAGGCCGCGATCGGTGCCTTCGCCGCGGGCGATACCCAGGTGCTGGTGAGCACCACGGTGGTGGAAGTGGGTGTGGATGTGCCGGAGGCCAGCGTGATGGTGATCGAACACGCTGATCGCTTTGGTTTAGCCCAGTTGCACCAGTTGCGTGGTCGTGTGGGGCGGGGTGCGGCAGCCTCGTTCTGTCAGCTGATCAATGACAGCCGGAACGCCCTCGCGCGTCAGCGCCTCGAGGTGCTGGTGCATTCCACCGATGGCTTCGAAATTGCCGAAATGGATCTGCGCCTGCGCGGGCCTGGACAAGTGCTCGGTACCCGCCAGAGCGGCCTGCCGGATTTAGCTCTGGCCAGCCTCACCGACGATGGCGATGTGCTCGAGCAGGCGCGCTTGGTGGCGCAGCAGATCATGGAGCGCGATCCCGGCCTCGAGGCCCATCCCTCCCTGGCCCAAGCCCTGGCAGAACAGCGGCAGCGCACGGCTGCCCCAGCCCGTTTGAACTGA
- the tsf gene encoding translation elongation factor Ts, whose translation MAEISAKLVKELRDVTGAGMMDCKKALAETNGDKDKAVEWLRQKGIASAEKKSGRTAAEGAIGSYIHTGARVGVLVEVNCETDFVARGEIFQELIRNVAMQIAACPSVDFVKVDDIPAEVAEREKQIEMGRDDLAGKKEEMKEKIVAGRIGKRLKEMALLDQAYIKDSTMTVEEMVKQVAGKVGENIQVRRFVRFTLGEGIEVEKMDFAAEVAAMQAA comes from the coding sequence ATGGCTGAGATCTCCGCCAAGCTCGTTAAAGAACTGCGCGACGTCACCGGCGCCGGCATGATGGACTGCAAGAAGGCGCTTGCAGAAACCAACGGCGACAAGGACAAGGCCGTTGAGTGGCTGCGCCAGAAGGGCATCGCTTCCGCCGAGAAGAAGTCGGGCCGTACCGCAGCTGAAGGTGCTATCGGCAGCTACATCCACACCGGCGCCCGCGTGGGTGTGCTGGTGGAAGTGAACTGCGAAACTGATTTCGTGGCCCGCGGCGAGATCTTCCAGGAGCTGATCCGTAACGTGGCGATGCAGATCGCCGCCTGCCCGAGCGTTGACTTCGTGAAGGTCGACGACATCCCTGCCGAAGTGGCTGAGCGCGAGAAGCAGATCGAAATGGGTCGCGACGACCTCGCCGGCAAGAAGGAGGAGATGAAGGAGAAGATCGTGGCGGGCCGGATCGGCAAGCGCCTCAAGGAGATGGCCCTGCTTGATCAGGCCTACATCAAGGACAGCACCATGACCGTTGAGGAGATGGTGAAGCAGGTGGCCGGCAAAGTGGGTGAAAACATCCAGGTGCGTCGCTTCGTGCGCTTCACCCTCGGCGAGGGCATCGAAGTGGAGAAGATGGACTTCGCGGCTGAAGTGGCTGCAATGCAGGCTGCCTGA
- the rpsB gene encoding 30S ribosomal protein S2 — translation MAVVTLAEMMEAGAHFGHQTRRWNPKMSRYIYCARNGVHIIDLVQTAVCMNNAYKWVRSAARSGKRFLFVGTKKQASEVIAIEATRCGAAYVNQRWLGGMLTNWTTMRARIDRLKDLERMESSGAIAMRPKKEAAVLRRELERLQKYLGGLKNMRRLPDVVVLVDQRRETNAVLEARKLDIPLVSMLDTNCDPDLCDVPIPCNDDAVRSVQLVLGRLADAINEGRHGANDQRGGYDDEEG, via the coding sequence ATGGCTGTTGTCACTCTCGCCGAAATGATGGAGGCGGGTGCCCACTTTGGGCACCAAACCCGCCGCTGGAACCCCAAGATGTCGCGCTACATCTATTGCGCGCGCAATGGTGTTCACATCATCGACCTCGTGCAGACCGCTGTCTGCATGAACAACGCCTACAAGTGGGTGCGCAGTGCTGCACGCAGCGGCAAGCGCTTCCTGTTTGTGGGAACCAAGAAGCAAGCCTCCGAGGTGATTGCCATCGAGGCCACCCGTTGCGGCGCTGCTTACGTGAACCAGCGTTGGCTGGGCGGCATGCTCACCAACTGGACCACGATGCGCGCCCGCATCGATCGCCTCAAGGATCTGGAGCGCATGGAATCCTCCGGTGCCATCGCGATGCGCCCGAAGAAGGAAGCCGCTGTGCTGCGCCGTGAGCTTGAGCGCCTCCAGAAGTACCTGGGCGGCCTGAAGAACATGCGTCGTCTGCCCGACGTGGTGGTGCTGGTGGACCAGCGCCGTGAGACCAACGCTGTGCTCGAGGCCCGCAAGCTGGACATCCCCCTGGTGTCGATGCTCGACACCAACTGCGATCCGGATCTCTGCGACGTGCCCATCCCCTGCAACGACGACGCTGTGCGTTCGGTGCAACTGGTGCTCGGTCGTCTTGCCGATGCCATCAATGAAGGTCGCCACGGCGCTAACGACCAGCGCGGCGGTTACGACGACGAGGAAGGCTGA
- a CDS encoding glycosyltransferase family 2 protein, whose product MFLSVVIPTYNRLPILEKCLRALEQQRLEAPISAYEVVVVDDGSTDDTVAWLLRNSAEFPHVRLVQQDHGGPAEGRNRGVDHARGDVIVFIDSDLVVTESFLISHALKLEQTWQQRGDRLCFTYGAVINTANFDEPTAEPHKLSDLSWAYFATGNVAIDREVLERSGLFDTRFRLYGWEDLELGERLRRMGVVLVRCPEAVGYHWHPPLSLEQVPRLIAVEGERAKMGLVFYRKHPTRRVRFIIQFTLLHRLLWELLTLGGLLNERSLRPMLAWLIRSGRPGLAMELLRLPLNRIGVRALYREARAEGLA is encoded by the coding sequence ATGTTTCTCAGCGTCGTCATCCCCACCTACAACCGGCTGCCGATCCTGGAGAAATGCCTGCGGGCCCTCGAGCAGCAGCGGCTCGAAGCGCCGATCAGCGCCTATGAGGTGGTGGTGGTCGACGACGGGTCGACCGACGACACCGTGGCTTGGCTGCTGCGCAACAGCGCTGAGTTTCCACACGTGCGCCTGGTGCAGCAGGACCATGGCGGCCCGGCCGAAGGACGAAACCGTGGGGTGGATCACGCCCGCGGCGATGTGATTGTGTTCATCGACAGTGACCTGGTGGTCACCGAAAGCTTCCTGATCAGCCACGCGCTCAAGTTGGAGCAGACCTGGCAGCAGCGTGGCGATCGGCTCTGCTTCACCTATGGCGCGGTGATCAACACCGCCAATTTCGATGAGCCCACGGCCGAACCCCACAAGCTCAGTGATCTCTCCTGGGCTTACTTCGCCACCGGCAATGTGGCGATTGATCGTGAGGTGCTGGAGCGCAGCGGGCTGTTTGACACCCGCTTCCGCCTCTATGGCTGGGAAGATCTCGAGCTCGGCGAGCGGTTGCGGCGGATGGGCGTGGTGCTGGTGCGCTGCCCTGAAGCGGTGGGATACCACTGGCATCCGCCCTTGAGCCTGGAGCAGGTGCCCCGCCTGATCGCCGTGGAGGGCGAGCGGGCCAAGATGGGCCTGGTGTTTTACCGGAAGCACCCCACGCGTCGGGTGCGCTTCATCATTCAGTTCACCCTGCTGCATCGGCTTCTGTGGGAGCTGCTCACCCTTGGGGGCCTGCTGAATGAGCGCAGCCTGCGGCCGATGCTGGCTTGGTTGATCCGCAGCGGGCGGCCCGGCCTCGCCATGGAGTTGCTGCGGCTCCCCCTGAATCGGATCGGTGTGCGTGCGCTCTACCGCGAAGCCAGGGCGGAAGGGCTGGCCTGA
- a CDS encoding DevA family ABC transporter ATP-binding protein — protein MAQTAAIDLHDLCHWYGSGDMRRQVLQGVNLQVAPGEVVLLTGPSGCGKTTLLTLVGALRQVQQGSVRVLGQELNGAGRRERQLLRRSIGMIFQGHNLLRCLTAEQNVQMGSDLLPALSYRARRDQAREWLRSVGLGDELNKLPHDLSGGQKQRVAIARALAAHPRLLLADEPTAALDSKTGREVVELLQRLAREQGCAVLMVTHDPRILDIADRLVRMEDGQLSEAEPPRLVTSH, from the coding sequence ATGGCTCAGACGGCTGCGATCGATCTTCACGACCTCTGCCATTGGTATGGCAGCGGTGACATGCGGCGCCAGGTGCTGCAGGGGGTGAACCTCCAGGTGGCCCCGGGTGAGGTGGTGTTGCTCACCGGGCCTTCCGGCTGCGGCAAAACCACGCTGCTCACCCTGGTGGGGGCCCTGCGCCAGGTGCAGCAGGGATCGGTGCGTGTGTTGGGTCAGGAGCTCAACGGAGCCGGCCGCCGCGAGCGGCAACTGCTGCGCCGCTCCATCGGGATGATCTTTCAGGGTCACAACCTGCTGCGTTGCCTCACGGCTGAGCAGAACGTGCAGATGGGCTCGGATCTGCTGCCTGCTCTGAGTTATCGCGCCCGCCGTGATCAGGCCCGTGAGTGGTTGCGCTCGGTCGGTCTTGGGGATGAGCTCAATAAATTGCCCCACGATTTGTCAGGCGGCCAGAAGCAACGGGTGGCGATTGCTCGTGCCCTGGCAGCGCATCCGCGGCTGCTGCTGGCGGATGAACCCACAGCCGCCCTGGATTCGAAAACCGGCCGTGAGGTGGTGGAACTGCTGCAGCGCCTGGCTCGGGAGCAGGGCTGTGCGGTGCTGATGGTCACCCACGATCCGCGCATCCTCGATATCGCTGATCGCCTGGTGCGCATGGAAGATGGTCAGCTCAGCGAGGCGGAACCTCCAAGATTGGTGACCAGCCACTGA
- the devC gene encoding ABC transporter permease DevC, whose protein sequence is MRLQPHSLQRWLAGLWQSRRIPLALMLLTRQPVRLAVALAGISFAGILMFMQLGFRDGLFDASVTIHRLFDADLVLISPRSTSSVSMAGFPKRRLVQAMAAPEVAGITPVHWNLLLWRNPETRGTRSILTLGFEPNDPLFTDPTLAPKARLLTQKGRVLFDEQSRPEFGPVAPWFKAGRTVESEIAGKRVRVAGLVGLGTSFGADGNLLTSSETFLELLPNTPPGSIEVGLIRLKPGSDPEAVAQRLQAQLPTDVKVLTKQGFIDFEQNYWRTSTSIGFIFTLGAAMGFVVGCVIVYQVLYSDVSDHLPEYATLMAMGYKLFSLLGVVAREGLLLAAFGYLPAYAAGQGLYWLVRSATQLPVYMDTTRAVTVFTMILVMCMASAGLAMRRLADADPAEIF, encoded by the coding sequence GTGCGCCTTCAGCCCCATTCGCTGCAGCGCTGGCTGGCGGGTCTCTGGCAGAGCCGCCGCATTCCGCTGGCGCTGATGCTGCTCACCCGTCAGCCGGTGCGTCTGGCTGTGGCCCTGGCCGGGATCAGCTTCGCCGGGATCCTGATGTTCATGCAGCTCGGATTTCGCGATGGCCTGTTCGATGCCAGCGTCACGATCCACCGGCTGTTTGATGCCGACCTGGTGTTGATCAGTCCCAGGTCGACCAGTTCCGTGAGCATGGCGGGCTTTCCAAAGCGACGCCTGGTGCAGGCCATGGCAGCCCCGGAAGTGGCAGGCATCACGCCGGTGCACTGGAATCTGCTGCTTTGGCGCAACCCTGAAACCAGGGGCACCCGCTCGATCCTCACCCTTGGGTTTGAACCGAACGATCCCCTGTTCACCGACCCCACGCTGGCGCCGAAGGCACGCCTGCTCACCCAGAAGGGTCGGGTGCTCTTCGATGAACAATCACGCCCGGAGTTCGGACCTGTGGCGCCTTGGTTCAAGGCTGGCCGCACGGTGGAGAGCGAGATCGCCGGTAAACGCGTGCGTGTGGCAGGCCTGGTGGGGCTGGGAACCTCCTTCGGCGCCGATGGCAACCTGCTCACCAGCTCAGAAACCTTCCTCGAGCTGCTGCCCAACACTCCCCCCGGCAGCATTGAAGTGGGCCTGATTCGCCTCAAACCGGGCAGTGATCCCGAGGCCGTGGCCCAGCGCCTCCAGGCTCAACTCCCCACCGACGTGAAGGTGCTCACGAAGCAGGGCTTCATTGATTTCGAGCAGAACTACTGGCGCACCAGCACCTCGATCGGCTTCATCTTCACCCTCGGTGCCGCCATGGGTTTTGTGGTGGGCTGCGTGATCGTGTATCAGGTGCTCTATTCGGATGTGAGTGATCACCTGCCGGAATACGCCACCTTGATGGCGATGGGCTACAAGCTTTTTAGCCTGTTGGGGGTGGTGGCCCGCGAAGGCTTGTTGCTGGCGGCGTTTGGCTATCTGCCGGCCTATGCCGCAGGCCAGGGCCTGTATTGGCTGGTGCGCAGCGCCACCCAACTGCCGGTGTACATGGACACCACCCGCGCCGTGACGGTGTTCACCATGATCCTGGTGATGTGCATGGCCTCCGCTGGCCTCGCCATGCGTCGCCTGGCGGACGCGGATCCTGCCGAGATCTTCTGA
- a CDS encoding HlyD family efflux transporter periplasmic adaptor subunit, protein MRRPWLLAGGALVLVLLAVVVSRRSTPKPPAAVPAAVSTPRLEAVSALGTLQPAGDVRRLAAPSSAMGGSPRLLSLQVQEGQRVKQGQLLATFDNRPKLQADLAALQARISSLQVQIRMQTREVERYQNAASSGAAAMVLLEEKKDELVKLQGQLREAQAQRQGLQVDLADSELRAPLAGTVLKIHSRAGERPGNDGVLELGAGDQMEAVAEVYESDINRVKLGQTVTLVSENGGFSGSLQARVIRISPQVRQRAVLSTDPTGDADARVVEVRLALDPADASQVRDLAGLKVIARFTP, encoded by the coding sequence ATGCGACGCCCGTGGCTTCTCGCCGGTGGAGCGCTGGTATTGGTGCTGCTGGCGGTGGTGGTGAGCCGCCGCAGTACGCCCAAGCCCCCGGCTGCCGTTCCTGCCGCTGTGAGTACACCTCGTTTGGAGGCGGTGTCGGCGCTGGGCACCTTGCAGCCCGCTGGTGATGTGCGCCGCCTGGCTGCGCCTTCAAGTGCCATGGGCGGCAGCCCACGCCTGCTCAGCCTCCAGGTGCAGGAGGGGCAGCGCGTGAAGCAGGGGCAGCTGCTTGCCACCTTCGATAACCGCCCCAAGCTCCAGGCCGATCTCGCTGCCCTGCAAGCCCGGATCAGCAGCCTCCAGGTGCAGATCCGCATGCAAACCCGGGAAGTGGAGCGCTACCAAAACGCCGCCAGCTCCGGTGCTGCGGCAATGGTGCTACTGGAAGAAAAGAAAGATGAGCTGGTGAAGCTGCAGGGGCAGCTGCGTGAGGCTCAGGCTCAGCGCCAGGGTCTGCAGGTGGATCTGGCCGACAGCGAGCTGCGCGCGCCCCTGGCCGGCACCGTGCTCAAGATCCACAGCCGTGCTGGGGAGCGTCCTGGCAATGACGGCGTTCTGGAGCTCGGTGCGGGCGACCAGATGGAGGCGGTGGCGGAGGTGTACGAGAGCGACATCAACCGCGTGAAGCTCGGCCAGACCGTGACGCTGGTGAGCGAGAACGGCGGCTTCAGCGGCTCCCTGCAGGCGCGTGTGATCCGGATTTCACCGCAGGTGCGTCAGCGCGCCGTGCTCTCCACCGACCCCACGGGTGATGCGGATGCGCGTGTGGTGGAGGTGCGCTTGGCCCTGGATCCGGCTGATGCCAGCCAGGTGCGGGATCTCGCAGGTTTGAAGGTGATCGCACGCTTCACCCCGTGA
- a CDS encoding phycocyanobilin:ferredoxin oxidoreductase: protein MSSAALGIHPLVDALAEQIRSSWEQLPALQPLAVDPELEAISGSLDGEALFIRNELRQCQGLRKLHLETARLGAGLQILHCVYFPDPRYDLPVFGADIVAGRGVVSAAIVDLSPVSGQLPDAVAQGLAALPARSFSQERELPEWGSIFSPYVRFVRPADAAEEQQFIGVVSDFLQVLSAACQAAEPQPIDHPDTVKRHDGQLSYCRQQKRNDKTRRVLEKAFNPAWADRYIEELLFDDPLPLG from the coding sequence ATGAGTTCAGCTGCTTTGGGAATCCACCCGCTGGTGGACGCGCTCGCTGAACAGATCCGCAGCAGCTGGGAGCAGCTGCCCGCACTGCAACCACTGGCGGTGGATCCGGAGCTCGAGGCCATCAGCGGCAGCCTTGATGGCGAGGCGCTGTTCATTCGCAATGAGCTGCGTCAGTGCCAGGGGCTGCGCAAACTCCACCTGGAAACCGCTCGTCTGGGGGCCGGCCTGCAGATCCTCCATTGCGTGTATTTCCCAGATCCCCGCTACGACCTGCCGGTGTTCGGGGCCGACATCGTTGCTGGGCGGGGTGTGGTGTCGGCAGCGATCGTGGATCTCTCCCCGGTGAGCGGCCAGTTGCCTGACGCTGTGGCGCAGGGCCTGGCTGCTCTGCCAGCGCGATCCTTCAGCCAGGAGCGCGAGTTGCCGGAGTGGGGCTCGATCTTTTCCCCCTATGTGCGATTCGTGCGGCCTGCTGATGCAGCCGAGGAACAGCAGTTCATTGGTGTTGTGAGCGACTTCCTGCAGGTGCTCAGCGCTGCCTGCCAGGCCGCTGAACCGCAGCCGATCGACCACCCGGATACTGTGAAGCGACACGACGGTCAGCTCTCGTATTGCCGGCAGCAGAAGCGCAACGACAAGACCAGACGCGTGCTGGAGAAGGCGTTCAATCCAGCCTGGGCGGACCGCTACATCGAGGAGTTGCTCTTCGACGATCCCCTGCCGCTGGGCTGA
- a CDS encoding pitrilysin family protein, translating into MPGPSTPPLPDPRRHQLDNGVSLVQIELPQAPVVCLDLWCRAGSAWETKDESGLAHFLEHMVFKGSQHLDAGEFDLKVEALGGNSNAATGFDDVHYHVLIPPAAAPQALELLLDLVLQPRLDADDFAMERQVVLEELAQSEDQPEEVAFQELLRQACGDHAYGLPILGRREALEGHTPEAMAAFHQRHYRADRCCLSVAGPLAGLQLDAPLQQSPLAALAPAEQLSTVPKLQLQPGRHRMELARLEAARLLMAWQLPGAADQDSVMGGDLITTLLAEGRRSRLVEQLRERLRLVESIDLDLNVLESGCLVLLEAVCEPEQLAAVEQQVRQVLLELMEQSPSEAELQRAKRLVGNGYRFSLEVAGSVAAMVGNSQLWGRRHNLQRPLEWLEGWSTERLSREVIPLLHPDRAFCLQAVPA; encoded by the coding sequence TTGCCCGGTCCCTCGACCCCGCCCCTGCCGGACCCGCGGCGCCACCAACTCGACAACGGCGTGAGCCTGGTGCAAATCGAGCTGCCGCAGGCGCCCGTGGTGTGCCTGGATCTGTGGTGCCGCGCCGGCAGCGCCTGGGAAACCAAGGATGAATCGGGCTTGGCGCACTTTCTCGAACACATGGTGTTCAAGGGCAGCCAGCACCTCGACGCCGGCGAATTTGATCTGAAGGTGGAAGCCCTCGGAGGCAACAGCAATGCCGCCACCGGATTCGACGACGTGCATTACCACGTGCTGATCCCCCCGGCCGCAGCACCGCAAGCCCTGGAATTGCTGCTCGATCTGGTGCTGCAGCCCCGGCTGGATGCGGACGACTTCGCCATGGAGCGCCAGGTGGTGCTCGAGGAGCTGGCCCAGAGCGAAGACCAACCGGAAGAGGTGGCATTCCAGGAGCTACTGCGCCAAGCCTGTGGTGATCACGCCTATGGCCTGCCGATCCTGGGCCGACGCGAAGCCCTCGAGGGCCACACCCCCGAAGCGATGGCCGCCTTTCACCAGCGCCACTACCGCGCCGATCGCTGCTGCCTCTCGGTGGCTGGCCCCCTGGCGGGGCTGCAGCTGGATGCGCCATTGCAGCAATCGCCGCTGGCCGCTCTGGCACCAGCAGAGCAACTCAGCACCGTTCCCAAGCTGCAGTTACAGCCGGGACGCCACCGGATGGAGTTGGCGCGCCTGGAAGCAGCTCGGCTGCTGATGGCCTGGCAACTCCCCGGTGCCGCCGATCAAGACAGCGTGATGGGCGGTGACCTGATCACCACGCTGCTGGCGGAAGGGCGCCGCAGCCGCCTGGTGGAGCAGCTGCGGGAGCGCCTGCGGCTGGTGGAGAGCATCGACCTGGATCTGAATGTGCTCGAGTCGGGCTGTCTGGTGCTACTGGAGGCGGTGTGTGAACCGGAGCAGTTGGCGGCGGTGGAGCAGCAGGTGCGCCAGGTGTTGCTCGAGTTGATGGAGCAGTCCCCCAGCGAAGCGGAGCTGCAGCGGGCCAAGCGGCTGGTGGGGAATGGCTACCGCTTCAGCCTGGAGGTGGCTGGTTCGGTGGCGGCGATGGTGGGCAACAGCCAGCTCTGGGGACGCCGCCACAACCTGCAGCGACCGTTGGAGTGGCTGGAGGGCTGGAGCACCGAACGCTTGAGCCGAGAGGTGATTCCGCTGCTGCACCCCGATCGGGCCTTCTGCCTGCAGGCGGTGCCGGCATGA